In the genome of Geotrypetes seraphini chromosome 16, aGeoSer1.1, whole genome shotgun sequence, one region contains:
- the PSME2 gene encoding proteasome activator complex subunit 2: protein MVKSCALKISNDSREKVEVFKSTLFQEAEEFLSGFIPMKVIQLDNLLKDGSLNLTDLSCVHVELDIPIPDPPPKEDEESSKMETDKEEKKETPKCGFLKSNEKIQSLLNQLKPEVRILKEKCIMIITWIQHLIPKIEDGNDFGVAIQEKVLERITAIKTKVETFQTNISKYFSERGDAVAKASKETYVMDYRMLVHEKDEAAYVEIRSILMDLRGFYVELDDIITKNLEKITNPKGEEKPSMY from the exons ATGGTGAAATCCTGTGCTCTGAAGATTAGCAATGACTCCAGGGAGAAG gTCGAGGTTTTCAAGAGCACCCTCTTCCAAGAG GCCGAGGAATTCCTTTCTGGATTTATACCCATGAAGGTCATCCAGCTTGATAATCTCCTAAAG GATGGGTCTCTGAATCTGACTGATCTCTCCTGTGTTCATGTTGAGCTGGATATTCCTATCCCAGACCCTCCACCAAAGGAAGATGAA GAGAGTTCAAAAATGGAAACagacaaggaagaaaaaaaagaaa CCCCAAAATGTGGCTTTCTGAAGAGCAATGAGAAGATACAGAGCCTTCTGAATCAGTTGAAACCAGAAGTGCGCATCCTTAAGGAAAAGTGCATCATG ATCATCACTTGGATTCAGCACTTGATCCCAAAAATTGAGGATGGAAATGATTTTGGAGTAGCAATCCAG GAGAAGGTGTTAGAGAGGATCACCGCCATTAAAACCAAAGTGGAAACTTTTCAAACCAACATTTCTAA GTATTTCTCTGAGCGAGGAGATGCTGTGGCCAAAGCTTCCAAGGAAACATATGTG ATGGATTACCGCATGCTGGTGCATGAGAAAGACGAGGCAGCATATGTAGAAATACGCAGTATTCTAATGGACCTGCGCGGGTTTTAT GTGGAACTTGACGACATCATCACAAAGAACCTAGAGAAAATCACTAACCCCAAAGGGGAAGAAAAACCATCCATGTACTAA